A window of the Halotia branconii CENA392 genome harbors these coding sequences:
- a CDS encoding acyl carrier protein: MSKIAFFTTYIQDEISKIVGIDTSDLDVEMSLNYLGLDSLIAVKLRNKFRKELEVDVPAVKFLEDTNVASLAILVDELSANAESKIDDDEWLEGEL, translated from the coding sequence ATGTCTAAAATTGCATTTTTTACAACTTATATTCAAGACGAAATATCTAAAATAGTTGGGATAGACACATCTGATTTGGATGTGGAAATGTCCTTAAATTATTTGGGGCTTGATTCATTAATTGCTGTCAAGCTGAGAAATAAGTTTAGAAAAGAGTTGGAAGTAGATGTTCCAGCAGTAAAGTTTTTAGAGGATACTAATGTTGCAAGTTTGGCAATATTAGTCGATGAATTGAGTGCAAATGCTGAATCAAAAATAGATGATGATGAGTGGTTGGAGGGAGAATTATGA
- a CDS encoding FcoT family thioesterase yields the protein MLKFQDSSQQSIQENSIHFNNDDILLAQVLKPYKANCQYLKSAEVIKESDPQHGGRVIGRCEFSISESCYIDDTGHFNSVEFNICYNQMMYYVIAKSVKERLMASFQSWTMADYWNKQLPDVYIVNFESSFRRAMQSSKFWGEIEFTNIRIKSGMMYIVTKCRYWDDKDGNCSGNVKLVIVNSPQ from the coding sequence ATGTTAAAGTTTCAAGATTCAAGTCAACAAAGCATCCAAGAAAATAGTATCCACTTCAACAATGATGATATCTTACTAGCACAAGTCCTCAAACCTTATAAAGCTAATTGTCAGTATCTTAAATCTGCTGAAGTAATTAAAGAGAGCGATCCTCAGCATGGGGGACGTGTAATCGGACGATGTGAATTCTCGATTTCAGAATCATGTTATATCGATGACACTGGTCATTTTAATTCGGTGGAGTTCAATATTTGCTACAACCAAATGATGTATTATGTCATAGCTAAATCCGTAAAAGAAAGACTGATGGCATCATTTCAGTCGTGGACTATGGCAGATTATTGGAATAAACAGCTACCGGATGTTTATATTGTGAATTTTGAAAGTTCCTTTCGACGTGCTATGCAGTCTTCTAAGTTTTGGGGTGAGATTGAGTTTACTAATATTCGGATTAAATCTGGGATGATGTATATAGTTACTAAATGTCGTTATTGGGATGATAAAGATGGTAATTGCAGTGGTAATGTGAAATTAGTTATTGTAAATTCTCCGCAATAG
- the scoE gene encoding (3R)-3-[(carboxymethyl)amino]fatty acid oxygenase/decarboxylase: MKVQYQDNQRMGVVVYDFNYKTASDGDIEDLKQLIYEYKIVVIKEQDLSPDEYCDFGYRLGEVEKYYQPMYHHPEREEIFVSSNVSENGQQVGVPKTGKFWHADYAFMPRPFAFSMVYPQILPSKERGTYFINMSKVYQSLSDDLKAIANESSCYHSVRRFFKIRPEDVYRPISEILDEIERVTPPAKHPTTFTHPVTGETILYITEGFTYRIDDSEGKPQDINILQRLLTHSGQLDKSFKYPLIEHHEFELGDVRIWDNRSLVHCAHYASNSEPAITFRLTLHDSYPFYQL; encoded by the coding sequence ATGAAAGTTCAATATCAAGACAATCAGCGAATGGGAGTCGTTGTTTATGACTTTAATTACAAAACTGCTTCAGATGGAGATATTGAGGATCTTAAGCAACTGATATATGAATACAAAATTGTGGTAATCAAGGAGCAAGATTTATCACCTGATGAGTATTGCGATTTTGGGTATCGTCTTGGGGAGGTAGAAAAATACTATCAGCCGATGTATCACCATCCAGAAAGGGAAGAAATTTTTGTTTCCTCCAATGTTTCTGAGAATGGTCAGCAAGTGGGAGTTCCCAAGACTGGGAAATTTTGGCACGCTGATTATGCGTTTATGCCAAGGCCATTTGCATTTTCAATGGTATATCCTCAAATCCTTCCTAGTAAGGAGCGTGGCACTTACTTTATTAATATGTCCAAAGTATATCAAAGTTTATCAGATGACCTGAAAGCGATCGCCAATGAGTCGAGTTGTTATCACAGTGTCAGACGTTTTTTTAAAATTCGTCCTGAAGATGTTTATCGTCCGATTTCGGAAATATTGGATGAGATTGAACGAGTCACTCCTCCCGCAAAGCATCCAACGACTTTTACTCATCCCGTTACAGGAGAAACCATCCTCTACATTACTGAGGGGTTTACTTATCGCATAGATGATTCAGAGGGAAAACCGCAAGATATAAATATTCTCCAAAGGTTGTTGACTCATTCCGGTCAGTTAGACAAAAGTTTTAAATATCCATTAATCGAACACCATGAATTTGAATTAGGGGATGTGCGGATTTGGGATAATCGCTCTCTAGTACATTGCGCCCACTATGCGTCAAATTCAGAACCAGCCATTACATTTCGATTAACCCTACACGATAGCTATCCATTTTATCAGTTATAG
- a CDS encoding long-chain-fatty-acid--CoA ligase codes for MMYNSEIATLADLPRVQARKLANARALIFKDKSLTYIQLDRRSNQVANSLLTQGIKPGARVAFLAKDSLKSYEILFACCKIKVVFVPINWRLAAGEVSYILRDANVEILFVGAEFYQLVESIRNEIDSVKTIIALEKVDSNYLSYDIWSQEHSDESLNIVVTANDVAVQMYTSGTTGRPKGVQLGHYSFFAIAKEFAQRNQTWINWNETNNSLLTLSLFHIGSLWWAIRGLAAGAENIVLENFIGVEVLEAIEKYRITKTFMVPAMIQVLLNEPLCQKTDFSSLEYVIYGGSPIAESSLKNAIATFGCNFVQIYGMTETGNCAVSLPAQDHTSTNKNILKAAGKPFPGVSIAIINSEGKKLSCFEVGEVCIKSPANMIGYWKLPEATAKTLVDGWIHTGDAGYVDEEGYVYICDRFKDMILYGGENVYPAEIENILYEHPAIREVAVIGVPDEDFGEAIKAIVVLKTGMKATALDIINFVRGKIADFKLPRSVEFTESLPRTPSGKLQKAKIREKYWQGYERRVN; via the coding sequence ATGATGTATAACAGTGAAATAGCAACGTTGGCAGATTTACCGCGCGTGCAAGCACGTAAACTTGCAAACGCTAGGGCATTGATATTTAAGGATAAGTCACTTACATATATACAATTAGATAGGCGAAGTAATCAGGTTGCAAATTCACTATTAACTCAAGGAATTAAACCAGGTGCGCGAGTAGCATTTTTAGCTAAAGATTCACTTAAAAGTTATGAAATTTTATTTGCTTGTTGCAAAATAAAAGTTGTTTTTGTACCGATTAATTGGCGTTTAGCTGCTGGGGAAGTCAGCTATATTCTTAGGGATGCTAATGTTGAAATTCTGTTTGTTGGGGCGGAATTTTATCAGTTAGTAGAATCGATTAGAAATGAGATTGATAGTGTTAAAACCATTATTGCTTTAGAAAAAGTTGACAGCAATTACCTAAGTTACGATATCTGGTCTCAGGAACATAGTGACGAGTCACTAAACATTGTTGTTACAGCCAATGATGTAGCTGTACAAATGTATACTAGTGGCACTACAGGAAGACCTAAAGGTGTCCAACTAGGACATTATAGTTTTTTTGCGATCGCTAAAGAATTTGCTCAACGAAATCAAACTTGGATAAATTGGAACGAAACTAACAACAGTTTGCTAACCTTATCTTTATTCCATATCGGTAGTTTATGGTGGGCTATTCGTGGTTTAGCAGCAGGAGCCGAAAATATTGTCTTAGAAAATTTTATCGGGGTTGAGGTTCTCGAAGCAATTGAAAAGTACCGCATCACTAAGACATTTATGGTTCCAGCCATGATTCAAGTTTTGTTGAACGAACCATTATGCCAAAAAACAGATTTTTCATCACTAGAATACGTTATTTATGGCGGTTCTCCTATAGCTGAATCATCTCTCAAAAATGCGATCGCCACATTTGGTTGTAATTTTGTACAAATATATGGAATGACCGAAACTGGTAATTGTGCCGTCTCTTTACCTGCACAAGACCATACATCTACAAATAAAAATATCCTCAAAGCTGCGGGTAAACCCTTTCCTGGTGTATCAATAGCCATCATCAACAGTGAAGGTAAAAAACTATCTTGCTTTGAAGTGGGTGAAGTTTGTATCAAATCTCCTGCAAATATGATTGGTTATTGGAAATTACCTGAAGCTACAGCAAAAACCTTAGTCGATGGCTGGATTCATACTGGTGATGCTGGTTATGTTGACGAAGAAGGCTACGTTTATATTTGCGATCGCTTTAAAGACATGATTCTTTATGGTGGTGAAAATGTCTATCCAGCAGAAATTGAAAATATTTTATACGAACATCCAGCTATTAGAGAGGTAGCAGTCATTGGTGTTCCAGATGAAGATTTTGGAGAAGCAATCAAAGCGATTGTGGTTTTAAAAACAGGAATGAAAGCAACCGCATTAGATATTATTAATTTTGTCCGGGGGAAAATTGCTGATTTTAAGTTACCGAGAAGCGTTGAGTTTACTGAATCTTTGCCAAGAACGCCTAGTGGTAAATTACAAAAGGCTAAGATCCGAGAGAAATATTGGCAAGGCTATGAACGTCGTGTGAATTAA
- a CDS encoding MFS transporter has product MTNSKIPLWKPLTVRNFLLLYIGETVSLLGDQFYIVALPWLTIQLTNSGIALGTVLMSAAVPRAVLMLFGGVVSDRFSPRLVMLVSNALRGLLVVLFATIVALKMTQLWHIYFFAAGFGIFDGFFIPASKSIIPSLVSKEQLIASNTLSQGTSQLILLIGPALGGLLIATAGIEIAFVIDGITFAITTMTLLLMKGTTAKVTALNGELNQNSTSTKKTMNLIAGMREGFYYAWRNQPLRIFLLVMVILNFLFIGPLQVGMTSLAHSRFPGGAVALGILQSAWGGGGLIGTLTPQFVKNLPNIGVLLLTIASVQGFGLFLLGFIGNIGLASITIAVLGFCSCIFTVVGITWIQKQTQPEMLGRVMSLGMFSAFGVAPISFALAGFLVNLNLTIMFTVAGSIMLLTSLCLVANSSVRKIS; this is encoded by the coding sequence ATGACCAATTCTAAAATTCCGCTTTGGAAACCGTTAACTGTACGCAACTTTTTACTTCTGTACATTGGTGAAACTGTTTCGCTTCTGGGCGACCAGTTTTACATAGTTGCATTGCCTTGGTTAACGATACAGTTAACTAACTCTGGGATTGCGTTAGGTACTGTGTTAATGAGTGCAGCAGTTCCCCGTGCTGTTTTGATGCTGTTTGGTGGTGTAGTGAGCGATCGCTTTTCACCACGATTAGTGATGTTGGTTTCCAATGCTTTACGTGGGTTACTAGTCGTTTTATTTGCAACCATCGTTGCGTTGAAAATGACTCAACTATGGCATATTTACTTTTTTGCTGCGGGCTTCGGCATATTTGATGGCTTTTTTATACCTGCATCTAAATCAATTATCCCCAGTTTGGTTTCAAAAGAACAGTTAATAGCAAGTAATACCTTGAGCCAAGGAACTTCCCAACTGATTTTGCTGATTGGGCCGGCTTTGGGTGGGTTGCTGATTGCAACTGCTGGGATTGAAATAGCATTTGTCATTGATGGGATAACTTTCGCCATCACAACTATGACGCTTTTGCTGATGAAGGGAACAACAGCAAAAGTCACAGCATTGAATGGGGAATTAAATCAAAATTCTACGTCAACTAAAAAAACTATGAATTTGATTGCTGGTATGCGTGAGGGATTTTACTACGCATGGCGCAATCAGCCTCTGAGAATCTTTTTGCTGGTAATGGTAATCCTCAATTTTCTCTTTATTGGGCCATTACAAGTTGGGATGACTTCACTAGCTCATAGTCGCTTCCCAGGTGGTGCAGTAGCTTTAGGAATATTGCAATCAGCTTGGGGTGGTGGTGGGTTAATTGGGACACTCACACCTCAATTTGTCAAAAATCTTCCCAACATCGGAGTTTTACTGCTGACTATTGCGAGTGTTCAAGGCTTTGGTTTATTTTTACTTGGCTTTATTGGCAATATAGGACTAGCTAGTATCACAATTGCAGTGCTGGGATTTTGCAGTTGTATTTTTACTGTGGTAGGAATTACTTGGATTCAGAAACAAACCCAACCTGAAATGTTAGGAAGAGTGATGAGTTTGGGAATGTTTTCTGCTTTTGGTGTTGCTCCTATTTCCTTTGCTTTAGCTGGTTTCTTAGTTAATTTAAATCTGACAATTATGTTTACTGTTGCGGGTAGTATCATGCTACTTACAAGTCTTTGTTTGGTAGCAAATTCATCAGTACGTAAGATTAGTTAA